The region GATGAATTATAAGGAATATCCGGATTTTTTCAAAAACAAGGTTTTGCACGATCCGAAGGCAGAAATGCACATTGCCCGGATATCGACAGAGCCGGATACATTTTTAACGGATATGTACGCAATAGACTATTTAAGAGCGGATGATCAGTCTAAATTTAATGATTATACAAAATTGAAAGAAGATGAAGGGACGTTTGTGACCAAATTTATGCTTGGACTATCCAGGGATTTTGACTGGGGAAAGACATTGTTATGGAAAAGTCAAAAGAGGTATTTTGAGTCATTGGATGGACAGTATATCACAAGGAATAATGCTATGCGATCTGAATCGAAGTTCTTGGAATATGAAAATAGTGATGATACGGATATTTTACAAGAATACTATGTTCCTGTGGATCAGTTCGTCCCTTATATCGATGATCTTCGTGAAACCTTGAAGGGTGAGGACCTGAACCTTATGAATATCACGATCCGCTATGTGGAAAAAAATAATGCCGCAGCGTTATCTTATGCCAAGGAAGATATGTTTGCCTTCGTTCTGTTGATCAATCAGAAAAAGTCATCTGAAGGGATAATGAAAACACAAAAGATCATCCGAAAAATGATCGATGTGACACTGAATCATGATGGGAGTTATTATTTGCCGTATTATGCATACCCGACCAAGGCGCAAATGAAGGCAGCCTATCCAAAAGCAGATGATTTTTTTGAGTCGAAAAGGAAGCTGGATCCATCAGAGCGTTTCATGAATGAGTTTTATGAGGAATATGGCCAATGATCAGATGGTTTATTGTTTCTCAAAGTCTGTCGCTTATGGCATCAAGTGTTGCGTTTCCCTTCTATCTCTTATTTATTAAAAATATCGGATCCAATTTTTCCAGTTTTGGCATAGCATACGGTCTTTTCACACTTAGTTCGGCATTGGTTCATCGATTGGCCGGTCGTGCAGTGGATGCTTTCGGAAGCAAGCTGCTTTTGGGGTTCCATGCCGTTGGGATGTCATTGATTTTCTTGTTCATTCCCAATATTATAAGCTTGCACGAAGTTTATTTTTTCCAGTTTTTGCTTGGCCTTCTAGGGTCTCTTCAAAAGAATGGAGAAAAATCCTATATTGCTAAAATGAGTGAAGGCTCGAATCAAGGTAGGATCATTGGAAACTATCATTTCTGGACATCCATCTATTCCGCACTTGCCGTCATGGGGTGCGGCATGCTGATTGACTATTTTACCATTCATGTGATTTTTTACATTTGCTCTTTGTTTTATTTTTGCAGTGGACTGACTCTTCTTTGTATGAAAGAGTCAAACATAAAAAAGTCATTAAAACGCCGAACTGGCTCTTCAATTTGGATGAAAAGCGGCTTGGACTGAATTGTGCTTGATGAATGAACATACGTTCAAT is a window of Falsibacillus albus DNA encoding:
- a CDS encoding FAD-dependent oxidoreductase, with amino-acid sequence MRRKSIIICIIILLYIAAFFVSNKQHKNPGDVMEDVSHLMPVKVHQIIPGREEQGMIDVIEEANEKGLKVSIAGKRHSQGGHTYYPGAVVLDMKPYNKILHIDRVSKTITVQSGATWDDVQKAINPYGFSVKVMQSQNIFTIGGSLSVNAHGRDIRNGSLIDTVQSFRLLTANGKVINVSRTENSEYFPLVIGGYGLFGVILDATLKLTDDSLYTYRTTAMNYKEYPDFFKNKVLHDPKAEMHIARISTEPDTFLTDMYAIDYLRADDQSKFNDYTKLKEDEGTFVTKFMLGLSRDFDWGKTLLWKSQKRYFESLDGQYITRNNAMRSESKFLEYENSDDTDILQEYYVPVDQFVPYIDDLRETLKGEDLNLMNITIRYVEKNNAAALSYAKEDMFAFVLLINQKKSSEGIMKTQKIIRKMIDVTLNHDGSYYLPYYAYPTKAQMKAAYPKADDFFESKRKLDPSERFMNEFYEEYGQ
- a CDS encoding MFS transporter translates to MIRWFIVSQSLSLMASSVAFPFYLLFIKNIGSNFSSFGIAYGLFTLSSALVHRLAGRAVDAFGSKLLLGFHAVGMSLIFLFIPNIISLHEVYFFQFLLGLLGSLQKNGEKSYIAKMSEGSNQGRIIGNYHFWTSIYSALAVMGCGMLIDYFTIHVIFYICSLFYFCSGLTLLCMKESNIKKSLKRRTGSSIWMKSGLD